The following coding sequences are from one Poecilia reticulata strain Guanapo linkage group LG18, Guppy_female_1.0+MT, whole genome shotgun sequence window:
- the ndrg2 gene encoding protein NDRG2, producing the protein MTSEMQEIAITEDKPLLTGQTDAAKDVAELAARILLDQGQEHSVETPHGVLRVTLHGTRTTRRPAILTCHDVGLDSKSCFSPLFKFEEMQEIVKSFTLIHIDAPGQEEGASAYPPGYQYPSMETIAEMIPAVLQFFNFRTVIGVGVGAGAYILSKFTLANPDSVEGLVLVNIDTNAKGWMDWAAHKLSSVTSSLTEQILCHLFSQEELSANTDLVQSHRERISKAPNLANMELFWKTYNSRRDLNLDRNYTFKCPVMLVVGDQAPYEDAAVECNSKLDPTSTSFLKMADAGGLPQLTQPAKLTEAFKYFIQGMGYMASSCMTRLSRSRTTSLSSSYSMDGSRSRSRTLSQGSQGGQMPPSPSQTMEVSC; encoded by the exons ATGACATCAGAAATGCAGGAAATCGCCATCACAGAGGACAAGCCTTTACTCACGGGTCAGACTGATGCTGCCAAG GATGTTGCTGAACTGGCTGCAAGGATACTCCTAGATCAAGGACAG GAGCACAGCGTTGAGACCCCGCACGGCGTTCTACGCGTGACCCTCCACGGGACGCGGACCACCCGCCGGCCCGCCATCCTGACCTGCCATGACGTGGGTCTGGACA GTAAGAGCTGCTTCTCTCCTCTGTTTAAATTCGAGGAGATGCAGGAGATCGTCAAGAGCTTCACCCTGATTCACATCGACGCTCCGGGCCAAGAGGAGGGGGCCTCCGCCTACCCTCCAGG CTACCAGTATCCCTCCATGGAGACCATCGCTGAGATGATCCctgctgtgctgcagtttttcaA CTTCCGTACCGTCATTGGGGTGGGGGTGGGAGCGGGAGCGTACATCCTCTCCAAGTTCACA CTCGCTAATCCAGATTCAGTGGAGGGCCTGGTTCTGGTTAACATCGACACCAACGCTAAAGGATGGATGGACTGGGCCGCTCACAAG CTCAGTTCTGTGACTTCCTCCCTCACAGAGCAGATCTTATGTCACCTTTTCAGTCAG GAGGAACTTTCAGCAAACACAGACTTGGTGCAGTCTCACAGAGAGCGGATCTCCAAAGCGCCTAATCTGGCCAACATGGAGCTCTTCTGGAAGACGTACAACAG CCGCAGAGATCTGAACCTGGACCGCAACTATACCTTCAA GTGTCCAGTGATGTTAGTAGTTGGGGATCAAGCTCCGTATGAAGATGCTGCT GTGGAGTGCAACAGCAAGCTGGACCCCACATCAACTTCCTTCCTGAAG ATGGCCGACGCAGGCGGCCTCCCTCAGCTCACTCAG cctGCTAAACTCACCGAggctttcaaatatttcatccaAGGAATGGGTTATA TGGCTTCCTCTTGCATGACCCGCCTGTCCCGCTCCCGCACCACCTCGCTCTCCTCCTCCTACTCCATGGACGGGTCCCGCTCTCGCTCGCGCACCCTGTCCCAGGGCTCGCAGGGGGGCCAGATGCCGCCCAGCCCCTCCCAAACCATGGAGGTCTCCTGCTGA